From Saccharothrix espanaensis DSM 44229, the proteins below share one genomic window:
- a CDS encoding alpha/beta fold hydrolase, with translation MRTDTVDERRVLVRGLSTSYLEAGVGPVLLLVHGNLTTFRSWRRIVAQFQSTHRVLAVSLPGYGGTSPQPDVELDSMVSFLADFLDVLSIDEAIVLGHSSGGLIAATFALRNPGRVTRLVLADSAGLGRAVTPFAVAAALAPTWVENVVISALLLPGGNIALALLGALQLRRPWRVSLRESVEQSLALQARTVLFTSYRTVRMAIGPAGQRPRYNIVDRLGELRMPTLVIWGVTDDVFPVWQAVRAVRKLPRGRLALLIGGGHIGFLDSHVEFIDFLSPFIRDELDVPPNEGDDDRVTERGW, from the coding sequence GTGAGGACCGATACGGTCGACGAGCGCCGCGTGCTGGTGCGGGGCCTGTCGACGTCCTACCTCGAAGCCGGCGTGGGGCCGGTGCTGCTCTTGGTGCACGGCAACCTCACGACGTTCAGGAGTTGGCGCCGGATCGTCGCGCAGTTCCAGAGCACCCATCGCGTCCTGGCGGTGTCGCTCCCGGGGTATGGCGGCACGAGCCCGCAGCCCGACGTAGAGCTCGACAGCATGGTGTCCTTCCTCGCTGATTTCCTCGATGTGCTGTCCATCGACGAGGCGATCGTGCTCGGGCACTCCTCCGGTGGCCTCATCGCGGCGACATTCGCGCTGAGGAACCCGGGACGGGTGACCCGACTGGTGCTCGCGGACTCCGCCGGACTGGGCCGCGCGGTAACACCCTTCGCCGTTGCCGCTGCCCTGGCGCCCACCTGGGTCGAGAACGTGGTGATCTCCGCGCTGCTGCTGCCCGGCGGCAACATCGCACTGGCGCTGTTGGGCGCCCTCCAGCTGCGACGGCCCTGGCGGGTATCGCTGCGGGAGTCGGTCGAGCAGAGTCTCGCACTGCAAGCACGGACGGTTCTGTTCACGTCTTACCGGACGGTACGCATGGCCATCGGTCCGGCCGGGCAACGCCCCCGCTACAACATCGTCGACCGCCTCGGCGAACTTCGGATGCCCACCTTGGTGATCTGGGGCGTGACCGATGATGTTTTTCCCGTCTGGCAGGCGGTGCGCGCGGTTCGGAAGCTCCCCAGGGGGCGGTTGGCCCTGCTCATAGGAGGCGGTCACATCGGCTTCCTCGACAGCCACGTCGAGTTCATCGACTTCCTCAGCCCGTTCATCCGTGACGAGCTGGACGTGCCGCCCAACGAGGGTGACGACGACCGGGTCACCGAGAGGGGATGGTGA
- a CDS encoding 3-oxoacyl-ACP synthase III family protein produces the protein MKRLSSRVTELAVHLPESVLSTEDLERRLAARNPQTKIPYGMITRLSGVRYRHIADPGCDSVELGVRAARKLFDESGRDIADVDLILFAAVSLPMVEPATSHAVAAALGARCPVFDVRNACNSVVNAMEVADSLIRTESYRTVLIVCGERITNLMKWTVGDLGEYLANGAAYTASDAGAALLIEASDEPGILGVGFSAESQSWDAAVVPIEVAAGSQTLRTGAFSVDGLRFARAFVESDLGVIPKKLAELGLSMSDLSVVCVHQPVEVLTRVLCERLDLREEQMVKVIGEHGNMAAASLPVQLALAIEAGRVRRGDLVAFLGLASGMSYGVVVMKW, from the coding sequence ATGAAGCGGCTCAGCTCGCGGGTTACCGAGTTGGCGGTCCACCTGCCTGAATCAGTACTGTCCACCGAGGATCTGGAGCGGCGCCTGGCCGCACGAAATCCTCAAACGAAGATCCCGTACGGGATGATCACCAGATTGTCCGGCGTGCGCTACCGGCACATCGCCGATCCCGGTTGCGACAGCGTCGAGCTGGGTGTGCGGGCAGCGCGGAAGTTGTTCGACGAAAGTGGTCGGGACATAGCCGACGTCGATCTCATCTTGTTCGCCGCGGTGTCGTTGCCCATGGTCGAACCTGCCACCTCGCACGCGGTGGCCGCCGCGCTCGGTGCTCGCTGCCCGGTCTTCGACGTGCGCAACGCGTGCAACAGCGTGGTCAACGCGATGGAAGTCGCGGACTCCCTCATCCGGACCGAGTCCTATCGGACGGTGCTGATCGTCTGCGGCGAGCGGATCACGAACCTGATGAAGTGGACGGTCGGTGATCTGGGGGAGTACCTGGCCAACGGAGCGGCCTACACGGCGTCGGATGCCGGTGCGGCGTTGCTGATCGAGGCGAGCGATGAGCCGGGAATCCTGGGAGTCGGGTTCAGCGCGGAATCGCAGTCGTGGGATGCGGCGGTAGTTCCCATCGAAGTCGCCGCTGGCTCCCAGACCTTGCGGACCGGTGCCTTCAGCGTTGACGGGCTCCGGTTCGCCCGCGCTTTCGTGGAATCCGACTTGGGCGTGATACCGAAGAAGTTGGCCGAACTGGGTTTGTCGATGTCGGATCTCTCGGTGGTCTGCGTGCACCAGCCGGTGGAAGTGCTGACCCGCGTGCTGTGCGAGCGGCTGGACCTGCGTGAAGAACAAATGGTCAAGGTGATCGGCGAGCATGGGAACATGGCCGCCGCGAGCCTTCCGGTTCAATTGGCGCTGGCGATCGAGGCAGGACGGGTCCGACGCGGTGACCTGGTGGCATTTCTCGGCCTGGCCAGTGGCATGAGCTACGGGGTGGTGGTGATGAAGTGGTGA
- a CDS encoding type I polyketide synthase codes for MVKVEGVASVPIAVVGASCRLPGGISTLDELWAALTGKCDLVGEVPVGRFNVDRFYDPDPDRPGKTCSIAGGFLSDLELFDAGYFAISPREAAAMDPKQRILLELAVEAVDDAGIDRTVLAGSDTAVFVGQSEMGYGLGQTLEPARIGAHAMPGGALSIAANRISYAFDLRGPSMAVDTACSSALVAVHQACEALRTGGSALAIAAGASVLVNPLDFVGFAKAGMLSPTFRCRAFSAGADGYVRAEGAGLVVLKRLDDALAAGDRVHAVLTATGVNTDGRTNGLLVPSAEAQAALLRDTYARAGAGPDDVVYVEAHGTGTPVGDPIECAALGEVLGRHRAQPLPIGSVKTNLGHLESASGMAGLFKAMLVLRHGVVPASLHGLPANPDIDFDGLGLSPVHEPFAVERGVVGVNSFGFGGANAHAVLASPPETPPSMQGGGSVPLMVSARSDEALATAVDAMCERLERGSADEFYDLAYTSCLRRTPEPRRAVVFAAGPGEAAKRLRAVANGARDAAGATGVVGERNRVAFAFSGNGSQWEGMGRQLSTTEPAFRAAVVEVDAALRPRLGWSVLDELAIPLGGVSDTAIAQPLLFAVQVGLVAVLREHGVEPVVVLGHSVGEVAAAYVAGALDLDAAAEVVAERSRAQATTAGTGRMMAVGLPQARAEQMLAEFSGRLVLAAVNSDRDVTIAGDADAIEQFAQKLAADDVFARELDLDYAFHSPAMDAIEQRLRERLAAVNSGPPEIPMLSTVTGEPVRAGDLDADYWWRNVRLPVRFESTMSALEAHDVGIVVEIGPHPVLAPYLRRAGYRTPTTLARGEAGTLIGERVLAEVVVAGGQDLARHFPYRGKVCALPRYPWQRERHWLLPADLWVRTSGEGRLDHPLLGERMPVVDPTWLNTVEPFRTPWLAEHRVEATVVMPATGYVEMALAAGRRALGGPVELDGLDILGAMVLSWGSAMDHRTQVSVSGEDGLLNVSSRPGDVAWTTHARGRVRPMVAESPSRVCEPGTPAEVVGHEQLYEVCDRAGLAYGPLFRGLRGLRVRGGEVWADYDFSGSQDGYEVHPALLDLAMQAGIPLLRLDEPGARGYLPSAVERVRVWRQPPPTGRVRVVLRSHGRRESVWDIVVADDSGDVAVEITGCRMRSFGKVLVPGPPRWETVMRAAPRPGTTAAVPAAGTRVARSSVPGSRSRQRDLLLMAGGCAIVDTARSLLPDRDTFTTDDLIRAGVREEYRRLVRRLLSMAIAHGWLAEDGADTWRLVAAPDLPAVYRKLVDQPDLAVASAHILSCTRRLTDMLCGREDALEVVYGDTDSIAYFHDLAPLTQFVNVVLRDTARAIASIWPADRPLRVLEVGAGTGGATGFVLPELPPDRTRYVFSDLSSAFFQAAHARFDHLGFVECQALDINADPVEQGFTEGEFDLVIASNSLHASPNAEQALRNVSRLLAPGGSLLAGESHDPDTLALPFGLLKGFWAADDDPLRADSQLLALDQWTTLLTDTGFTDVDAVLDDQNTGFSVISARSARSPQVEHRQPVSAVTDAHWLVVMDQTADRERADAVLAALRDVGTATDHVVAGLPLPAGEIDGVVFVLGGNPSDLADATTRRAAVLRQVADLAARRPLLRLALVTRPSGVLPAPERAEEPGDAPMWGAARSLANEVPSLHVTRISWDHGTNPTADARRVVTELLDPTGEDEVLLTAGGRFVPRVIKYSPVAFEPAAGFRLSISEPGLSVRFGWEEHPPPEPGPGQVVVEVGAAALNYHDVMLATGLLAPGSDTPENTDNLALGLEFAGNVTAVGPGVETLLPGDRVFGLGQAAFASHVLASAHHLAKVPDHLAFTEATTIPVAWMTVHYGLDRLARLQPGESILVHGAAGGVGIAATEFALRRGATVLATAGTELKRDFVRALGAHHVLDSRSTRFAGEVMAITGGRGVDVVLNSLGGESLARSLETLAPSGRFVEIGKRDIYANSRLAMRPLADNISLFVVDIADLPRHDPQREHQYAREMFDAACGGEFTPLPNRVYPAARIGEAFKLMQHSRHIGKIVLSFEEPVPVRPRTRRPAPDPDGTYLVVGGLGGFGAATAIRLAERGARHLVLVGRRGMDSPEARRVVDELAERGALAVVHAIDITDRHSVLSMLDTIERSGKPLRGVVHAAMVLEDRPLLEFDATAFRAALDPKLIGAQHLDELTSAANLDFFVLYSSWSALCGLMTQSNYNAGNTFLEAIARRRLREGKHGLAVAFGAIEDVGYVARENIGKRLAVLGAEPMSSCAALDAVEDLIGQPCSEVIAVGDMDAEELRISMPLLSTPRLAALTSGAAQSEDDLTALLDRIRGLPDADALPHVLDAMLVEMAAVMQTTPDRIDATKKLDELGVDSLMAIEFAGGLSKRFKFQYSTIQAFRAGGGLVALADDLHHHLKTLAEAR; via the coding sequence GTGGTGAAGGTTGAGGGCGTGGCGTCGGTGCCGATCGCGGTGGTGGGCGCGTCGTGCAGGTTGCCCGGCGGGATCTCGACGCTGGACGAACTGTGGGCGGCCTTGACGGGCAAGTGCGATCTGGTGGGCGAGGTGCCGGTCGGGCGGTTCAACGTCGACCGGTTCTACGACCCGGACCCGGATCGTCCGGGCAAGACCTGTTCCATCGCCGGCGGGTTCCTGTCAGACCTCGAACTGTTCGACGCGGGTTATTTCGCGATCTCGCCGCGTGAGGCGGCGGCGATGGATCCGAAACAGCGCATCCTGCTGGAGTTGGCGGTCGAGGCCGTGGACGACGCAGGGATCGACCGCACCGTCTTGGCGGGATCGGACACCGCTGTTTTCGTCGGGCAGTCGGAGATGGGTTACGGCCTCGGGCAGACCCTGGAGCCCGCGCGGATAGGCGCGCACGCCATGCCGGGTGGCGCGTTGTCGATCGCCGCCAACCGGATCTCCTATGCGTTCGACCTGAGGGGTCCGAGCATGGCGGTGGACACCGCCTGCTCGTCGGCGCTGGTCGCGGTGCACCAGGCGTGTGAGGCGCTGAGGACCGGTGGCAGTGCGCTGGCCATCGCCGCCGGGGCCAGCGTCCTGGTCAACCCGCTCGACTTCGTCGGGTTCGCCAAGGCGGGAATGTTGTCGCCGACGTTCCGGTGTCGTGCGTTCTCCGCTGGTGCGGACGGCTACGTGCGAGCCGAAGGCGCCGGCCTGGTCGTGCTCAAGCGTTTGGACGACGCCCTCGCGGCCGGGGACCGGGTGCACGCCGTGTTGACGGCGACCGGGGTGAACACCGACGGACGAACGAACGGTCTGCTGGTACCGAGCGCTGAGGCGCAGGCGGCGTTGTTGCGTGACACCTACGCGCGTGCCGGAGCAGGTCCTGATGATGTGGTGTACGTGGAGGCGCACGGCACGGGAACCCCGGTCGGTGATCCGATCGAGTGCGCTGCCCTGGGTGAGGTGCTGGGCAGGCACCGGGCACAGCCGTTGCCCATCGGGTCGGTCAAGACGAACCTCGGGCACCTGGAGAGCGCGTCCGGCATGGCAGGCCTGTTCAAGGCGATGCTGGTGCTGCGCCACGGTGTGGTGCCGGCGTCCTTGCACGGGCTGCCGGCCAATCCCGACATCGACTTCGACGGGCTGGGGCTGTCCCCGGTGCACGAGCCGTTCGCGGTGGAGCGCGGGGTGGTCGGGGTCAACAGCTTCGGCTTCGGTGGCGCGAACGCACACGCCGTCCTGGCGTCGCCACCGGAGACCCCGCCGTCAATGCAGGGCGGCGGTTCGGTGCCGTTGATGGTGTCCGCGCGATCGGACGAGGCGCTGGCAACCGCAGTGGACGCTATGTGCGAACGACTGGAGCGTGGCTCGGCGGACGAGTTCTACGACCTGGCCTACACCAGTTGCCTGCGCCGTACTCCGGAGCCGCGCCGCGCCGTTGTGTTCGCCGCGGGTCCCGGCGAGGCGGCGAAGCGGTTGCGCGCCGTGGCGAACGGTGCACGTGATGCGGCGGGCGCGACGGGAGTGGTGGGGGAGCGGAACCGGGTGGCGTTCGCGTTCTCCGGCAACGGGTCGCAGTGGGAGGGCATGGGACGGCAGTTGTCGACCACCGAGCCGGCGTTCCGCGCGGCAGTGGTCGAGGTCGACGCCGCGCTGCGTCCCAGGCTCGGTTGGTCGGTGCTGGACGAGTTGGCCATTCCGCTGGGCGGGGTGTCCGACACCGCGATCGCGCAGCCGCTGCTGTTCGCGGTTCAGGTCGGGTTGGTCGCGGTGTTGCGCGAACACGGTGTCGAACCGGTGGTGGTGCTGGGCCACAGCGTCGGTGAGGTCGCGGCGGCTTACGTCGCCGGAGCGCTCGACTTGGACGCGGCGGCCGAAGTGGTCGCGGAGCGGAGTCGGGCCCAGGCGACCACGGCGGGTACCGGGCGGATGATGGCGGTGGGGTTGCCGCAGGCCCGCGCTGAGCAGATGCTCGCGGAGTTCTCCGGGCGGTTGGTGCTGGCCGCGGTGAACAGTGATCGCGACGTGACGATCGCCGGGGATGCCGACGCGATCGAGCAGTTCGCGCAGAAGCTGGCGGCCGACGACGTGTTCGCCCGTGAACTGGATCTGGACTACGCGTTCCACAGTCCGGCGATGGACGCCATCGAGCAGCGGCTGCGCGAACGCCTAGCGGCGGTGAACTCCGGGCCGCCGGAGATCCCGATGTTGTCGACGGTGACCGGGGAGCCGGTGCGTGCCGGCGACCTGGACGCCGACTACTGGTGGCGCAACGTTCGGCTACCGGTGAGGTTTGAGAGCACCATGTCCGCGTTGGAGGCTCATGACGTCGGGATCGTCGTGGAGATCGGTCCGCACCCGGTGTTGGCCCCGTACCTGCGTCGGGCCGGCTACCGGACACCGACCACGCTGGCTCGCGGCGAGGCGGGGACGCTGATCGGTGAGCGAGTCCTGGCCGAAGTGGTCGTCGCCGGCGGACAGGACCTCGCGCGGCACTTCCCCTACCGGGGGAAGGTGTGTGCCCTGCCCCGGTACCCGTGGCAGCGGGAACGGCACTGGCTGCTCCCGGCTGACCTCTGGGTGCGCACCAGCGGCGAGGGGCGGCTCGATCACCCACTGCTGGGCGAGCGCATGCCGGTGGTCGACCCCACCTGGCTCAACACCGTCGAGCCGTTCCGGACACCGTGGCTCGCCGAACACCGCGTCGAGGCGACCGTGGTCATGCCGGCGACCGGGTACGTCGAGATGGCACTGGCAGCCGGCCGACGCGCGCTCGGCGGACCCGTCGAACTCGACGGTCTGGACATCTTGGGCGCGATGGTGTTGTCGTGGGGCTCCGCGATGGACCACCGGACACAGGTGTCGGTGTCCGGTGAAGATGGTCTGCTGAACGTGTCGAGCCGGCCCGGCGACGTGGCGTGGACCACTCACGCGCGGGGACGGGTTCGCCCCATGGTCGCGGAATCGCCGTCGCGGGTCTGCGAACCGGGCACCCCGGCCGAAGTTGTCGGCCATGAACAACTGTACGAGGTGTGCGATCGCGCCGGCTTGGCCTACGGCCCCTTGTTCCGAGGCTTGCGCGGTCTCCGGGTCCGCGGCGGCGAGGTGTGGGCCGACTACGACTTCAGCGGATCGCAGGACGGGTACGAAGTCCATCCGGCGCTGCTGGACCTCGCCATGCAAGCGGGTATACCGCTGTTGCGGCTGGACGAGCCGGGCGCCCGCGGCTACCTGCCCTCGGCGGTCGAGCGGGTGCGGGTGTGGCGACAGCCTCCGCCGACCGGTCGGGTTCGAGTCGTCCTGCGCAGCCACGGCCGCCGCGAGTCGGTGTGGGACATCGTGGTCGCGGACGACAGCGGCGACGTCGCCGTGGAAATCACCGGTTGCAGGATGCGGTCGTTCGGCAAGGTGCTCGTCCCCGGACCACCGCGTTGGGAGACGGTCATGCGGGCGGCTCCCCGGCCGGGTACCACGGCGGCTGTCCCCGCCGCCGGGACCAGGGTGGCGCGATCTTCAGTGCCGGGCAGCAGGTCGCGCCAGCGCGACCTGCTGCTCATGGCCGGCGGTTGCGCCATCGTGGACACGGCACGGTCACTGCTGCCCGACCGCGACACGTTCACGACGGACGACTTGATCCGCGCCGGCGTGCGGGAGGAGTACCGCCGACTGGTCCGCCGCCTGCTGTCGATGGCGATCGCCCACGGGTGGCTGGCCGAGGACGGTGCGGACACCTGGCGACTGGTCGCGGCTCCGGACCTCCCGGCTGTGTACCGGAAGCTGGTCGACCAACCCGACCTGGCCGTGGCGTCGGCTCACATCCTCTCCTGCACCCGACGCCTGACCGACATGCTGTGTGGCCGGGAAGACGCATTGGAAGTCGTGTACGGCGACACCGACTCCATCGCCTACTTCCACGACCTGGCGCCCTTGACGCAGTTCGTGAACGTGGTGCTGCGGGATACCGCAAGGGCGATCGCGAGTATCTGGCCCGCCGACCGGCCGTTGCGCGTGCTGGAGGTCGGCGCGGGAACGGGCGGGGCCACCGGGTTCGTCCTGCCGGAGCTTCCGCCCGACCGCACCAGGTACGTGTTCTCCGACCTGTCCAGCGCGTTCTTCCAGGCAGCCCACGCCCGGTTCGACCACCTCGGGTTCGTGGAGTGCCAAGCGCTGGACATCAACGCCGACCCCGTCGAACAGGGGTTCACCGAAGGCGAGTTCGACCTCGTCATCGCCAGCAACTCGCTGCACGCGAGTCCGAACGCGGAACAGGCGCTGCGGAACGTGTCGCGGTTGCTGGCACCCGGCGGATCGCTGCTCGCGGGCGAATCCCACGACCCCGACACCCTGGCTCTGCCGTTCGGGTTGCTCAAGGGATTCTGGGCGGCGGACGACGACCCGTTGCGTGCCGATTCGCAGCTGCTGGCCTTGGACCAATGGACCACGTTGTTGACCGATACCGGTTTCACCGACGTCGACGCGGTGTTGGACGATCAGAACACAGGGTTCTCGGTGATCTCGGCCCGCTCCGCCCGCTCCCCTCAGGTCGAACACCGTCAGCCGGTGTCGGCGGTCACCGATGCTCACTGGCTCGTCGTGATGGACCAGACCGCAGACCGCGAACGCGCGGACGCCGTCCTGGCGGCCCTGCGCGACGTCGGGACCGCCACCGACCACGTAGTAGCGGGCCTGCCGCTCCCGGCAGGCGAGATCGACGGCGTCGTCTTCGTGCTCGGCGGCAACCCCTCCGACCTGGCGGACGCGACGACGCGGCGCGCCGCAGTGCTTCGTCAGGTCGCCGACCTCGCCGCTCGGCGCCCCCTCCTGCGACTGGCTCTGGTGACCCGACCGTCGGGCGTGCTCCCCGCCCCAGAACGTGCCGAGGAACCCGGCGACGCCCCCATGTGGGGCGCTGCGCGTTCGTTGGCCAACGAAGTCCCTTCCCTGCACGTGACGCGGATTTCGTGGGATCACGGCACGAACCCGACCGCGGACGCCCGGCGGGTGGTCACCGAACTGCTCGATCCCACCGGTGAAGACGAGGTCCTGCTGACGGCCGGCGGGAGGTTCGTCCCTCGTGTGATCAAATATTCCCCCGTCGCGTTCGAGCCCGCCGCCGGGTTCCGGCTGTCGATCTCCGAGCCCGGTCTGTCCGTGCGGTTCGGCTGGGAGGAACACCCGCCGCCGGAGCCCGGCCCTGGCCAGGTCGTCGTCGAGGTGGGAGCGGCGGCGCTGAACTACCACGACGTGATGCTCGCGACCGGGCTGCTGGCACCAGGTTCCGACACTCCGGAGAACACGGACAACCTCGCGCTGGGGCTCGAATTCGCCGGCAACGTCACGGCAGTGGGGCCGGGTGTCGAAACGCTGCTGCCCGGAGACCGGGTGTTCGGCCTCGGTCAGGCGGCGTTCGCCTCCCACGTGCTGGCCAGCGCCCACCACCTGGCGAAGGTGCCGGATCACCTGGCCTTCACCGAAGCCACGACCATCCCGGTCGCTTGGATGACCGTCCACTACGGACTGGACCGCCTCGCCCGGTTGCAGCCCGGAGAATCGATTCTCGTCCACGGGGCAGCGGGGGGTGTCGGAATCGCCGCCACCGAGTTCGCACTGCGGCGCGGCGCGACCGTGTTGGCGACCGCGGGCACCGAGCTCAAGCGCGATTTCGTGCGCGCTCTGGGGGCTCACCACGTACTCGACTCCCGGAGCACGCGATTCGCCGGCGAGGTGATGGCGATCACCGGAGGAAGGGGGGTGGACGTCGTCCTGAACTCCCTCGGCGGGGAGAGCCTCGCTCGCAGCCTGGAGACGCTGGCACCCTCCGGCCGTTTCGTCGAGATCGGCAAACGGGACATCTACGCGAACTCCCGGCTGGCGATGCGCCCGCTGGCGGACAACATCAGCCTCTTCGTGGTCGACATCGCCGACCTTCCCCGACACGACCCCCAGCGGGAGCACCAGTACGCCCGCGAGATGTTCGACGCGGCCTGCGGCGGCGAGTTCACCCCACTGCCCAACCGGGTCTACCCGGCCGCGCGGATCGGCGAGGCGTTCAAGCTGATGCAGCACTCCCGGCACATCGGCAAGATCGTCCTCTCCTTCGAGGAACCCGTACCCGTGCGTCCGCGGACGCGCCGGCCGGCACCGGATCCGGACGGGACGTACCTCGTCGTCGGCGGCCTGGGCGGATTCGGCGCGGCCACGGCGATCCGGCTCGCCGAGCGCGGAGCGCGCCATCTCGTCCTGGTCGGCAGGCGAGGCATGGATTCGCCGGAGGCTCGGCGAGTGGTGGACGAACTCGCCGAACGTGGAGCACTCGCTGTGGTCCACGCCATCGACATCACCGATCGGCACTCGGTGCTGAGCATGCTCGACACCATCGAACGGAGTGGCAAACCGCTGCGTGGCGTCGTCCACGCGGCGATGGTGCTGGAGGATCGGCCGCTGCTGGAGTTCGACGCCACGGCGTTCCGCGCCGCCCTGGATCCGAAGCTGATCGGGGCGCAACACCTGGACGAGTTGACCAGTGCGGCGAACTTGGACTTCTTCGTCCTCTACTCCTCTTGGTCGGCCCTGTGCGGTCTCATGACCCAGTCCAACTACAACGCCGGGAACACCTTCCTCGAGGCGATCGCCCGCAGGCGACTCAGGGAAGGCAAGCACGGCTTGGCCGTGGCGTTCGGGGCGATCGAGGATGTGGGCTACGTCGCGCGGGAGAACATCGGGAAGCGATTGGCAGTCCTGGGAGCGGAACCGATGTCGTCCTGCGCGGCGCTGGACGCGGTCGAGGACTTGATCGGACAACCGTGTTCTGAAGTCATCGCGGTAGGTGACATGGACGCCGAAGAATTGCGGATATCGATGCCGCTGCTGTCCACACCCCGCCTGGCCGCGCTCACCTCAGGCGCGGCGCAGTCGGAGGACGACCTGACCGCACTGCTGGACCGGATCCGGGGTTTGCCCGACGCCGACGCGTTGCCCCACGTCCTGGACGCGATGCTGGTCGAGATGGCCGCCGTGATGCAGACCACGCCGGATCGGATCGATGCCACGAAGAAGCTCGACGAGCTGGGGGTCGACTCGCTGATGGCGATCGAGTTCGCGGGGGGTCTGAGCAAGCGCTTCAAGTTCCAGTACTCGACTATCCAGGCGTTTCGCGCCGGAGGCGGACTTGTGGCGCTCGCCGACGACCTCCACCACCACCTGAAGACCTTGGCGGAGGCGCGATGA
- a CDS encoding 3-oxoacyl-[acyl-carrier-protein] synthase III C-terminal domain-containing protein → MLNLVGRRADQADRLIPHQAIVRIPRAVAYRLGLAEHSTANNIDRVGNTGAASIPLVVTDAPSAVLHRPEPPPGRTTAPESPRGVTVPHHNTTGRILMTNVLDRITALLTDRFNIPAEEIRHDISFAELEIDSLTIVELGVTLGEELGIKISDDELNKSVSLDQAAALIQAKIGESTEEPAR, encoded by the coding sequence GTGCTGAACCTGGTCGGCCGGCGTGCCGACCAGGCCGACCGGCTCATTCCGCACCAGGCGATCGTCCGGATCCCGAGAGCCGTCGCCTACCGCCTCGGGTTGGCCGAACACTCCACCGCCAACAACATCGACCGAGTTGGCAACACCGGGGCGGCCTCCATCCCGCTGGTAGTGACCGACGCGCCGTCGGCCGTGCTGCACCGGCCGGAGCCGCCGCCCGGTCGAACCACCGCACCCGAGTCACCTCGGGGCGTCACCGTTCCGCACCACAACACAACCGGGAGAATCCTCATGACCAACGTCCTCGACCGCATCACAGCCCTGCTAACCGACAGGTTCAACATCCCCGCCGAGGAGATCCGGCACGACATCAGCTTCGCGGAGTTGGAGATCGACTCACTCACCATCGTCGAACTCGGTGTGACCCTGGGCGAGGAACTCGGCATCAAGATCTCTGACGACGAGCTGAACAAGTCGGTCAGCCTCGATCAGGCAGCCGCCCTCATCCAGGCCAAGATCGGTGAATCCACCGAGGAGCCTGCCAGGTGA
- a CDS encoding helix-turn-helix domain-containing protein, translating into MTRTRIVLATAVGSNAGIACELRVVEDTGRKWRKRFRHDGLPDLVDRPRNGRPRVFPAAVVAEVKALACELPTRAGAPLSR; encoded by the coding sequence GTGACGCGGACCCGGATCGTACTGGCCACCGCCGTCGGGTCCAACGCCGGCATCGCCTGCGAACTGCGGGTCGTCGAGGACACCGGTCGTAAGTGGCGCAAGCGGTTCCGCCACGACGGGTTGCCGGATTTGGTCGACCGGCCGCGCAACGGGCGGCCTCGGGTATTCCCGGCCGCGGTCGTGGCCGAGGTCAAGGCATTGGCCTGCGAGCTGCCCACACGGGCCGGGGCGCCGTTGTCCCGGTGA
- a CDS encoding transposase: MAREAVARGVCERISASMMRRWLAADAIKPWQHRSYTLPHDPQFAVKAARVLDLHSRVWQGEPLGEDDFVLSADEKPGVQARYRLHDTLPAGPRRPMRVESEYSRGGTLAYFAAYDVHQARVIGRCASTTGIVPFSRLVDQVMTTEPYTSARRVFWIVDNGASHRNRAAAARMKHAFPSAHMVHLPVHASWLNQVEIYFSAVQRETLTPDDFGDLDEVAERLMSFQGHYNATVQPIDRTFTAHDLNRLLTRIGRHDCHAPQPLTA, translated from the coding sequence TTGGCCCGTGAGGCGGTCGCACGCGGCGTCTGCGAGCGGATCTCGGCATCCATGATGCGCCGCTGGTTGGCCGCCGACGCGATCAAACCGTGGCAGCACCGCTCGTACACCCTTCCGCACGACCCGCAATTCGCGGTCAAGGCGGCCCGGGTGCTCGACCTGCACTCCCGAGTCTGGCAGGGCGAACCGTTGGGAGAGGACGACTTCGTTCTCAGCGCCGACGAGAAACCCGGCGTGCAGGCCCGCTACCGGCTCCACGACACCCTGCCCGCCGGTCCGCGGCGGCCGATGCGGGTGGAATCCGAATACTCCCGCGGTGGAACCCTGGCTTACTTCGCCGCCTACGACGTCCACCAAGCCCGCGTGATCGGCCGCTGCGCGTCCACCACGGGCATCGTCCCGTTCTCCCGTCTGGTCGACCAGGTCATGACCACCGAGCCCTACACCAGTGCCCGCCGCGTGTTCTGGATCGTGGACAACGGGGCCTCCCACCGCAACCGGGCCGCCGCTGCCCGGATGAAGCACGCATTCCCCAGCGCCCACATGGTCCATTTACCGGTACACGCCTCGTGGTTGAACCAGGTGGAGATCTACTTCTCCGCCGTGCAACGCGAAACACTCACACCGGACGACTTCGGCGACCTTGACGAAGTCGCCGAACGACTGATGTCCTTCCAGGGCCACTACAACGCCACCGTCCAGCCCATCGACCGGACCTTCACCGCCCACGACCTCAATCGACTGCTCACCAGGATCGGCCGCCATGATTGCCACGCGCCACAACCACTGACGGCATGA